A stretch of DNA from Tubulanus polymorphus chromosome 6, tnTubPoly1.2, whole genome shotgun sequence:
TCCAATTTGGGTAATAAATAACTGCAATGTATAGTATAAACGAGTAATGTCGCACTCAATCAATGCAGTATTTTCGAATAGAGTAGAATCATCAATAGTTAGCCATAAAATTGCATCAAGAGATTTAATGCAAATTCGTTCAATAATTTgtttagtatttttttttgtcaaatgattcaatatattttgttaGTGAATTTGTTTGTATTTGATGGAGTTTTCAAGTTCAGTTCTCTTTAATAATGCAGTTGTCTTTacgatattataaaaagaaaatcatgtACGTACGTTGTTGTTCAAATTAGAAAGCCTTCTATTaagaaaattatcatttaaagCTTAATTATTCTCTTAGTTCTTGATCTTCTTATGTTTCTTAATCTTGGTTTGTTTTGCAATACTGATCCAAGAAGACCATTAGGCtagaaaaattgataccttgtttctcatttctgctgagcttaaaagttgacccggccggctgCCATCATGACCAAGCTTACAGATCCGGTAGCTTCTACATAAATGAACTGGATTTCAAATTGTATTGCACATCATAAAATGACCTCTGGCCGATAAGGAGAAATGAGACATAATTTCATGGGCTCATCCTCTACAAGACAAAGATGGGGGATTCTCAAATTTAAACAGCTCCACAATACGCGACTGAAGTTTTTACTTATGaagtttatatttatttcgtgaataaaatttacaatagagttagagaaaaGACTACATATCATGTATTGTATTAGGtattttatattcatgtaGGTGCATTTAACATAGTGAACCAATCACAAGCCAAGGTGTACAGTTTTATTTCCGGTAATTCTACCGGTGAAATTTCAGTTTGGGTTGATTGTATATTAAATGACTAGTTAAACAACGATATATAACAAACGAAACCTAAACCTTGCTTTACTTGTTTTGTCTacaatttaactaaattttgtggtcCCAATTCATGCCAAGTTAAACAAGGTTTATAGAGTTAATGCACAGACATGACCTGTATTCTTCACTTGCGTCTTTTAAGTAACTAAAAGATGCTTGCAGTTGCACGTGCATGtactaaatacatgtatatatgtaaataaattaaaaatcaaGCCATTAATGGATTTTTTGGTATCTTCATGTACTTCCATTTGTTCACGAAGATTTCTTGGGTTTTTTCAACTCTGGTAGAATACCCATATATTTACAGATGATTGACAGCATTACCTCATCAGCTCCACCTCCGATTGACACCAAACGGAAATCCCTGAAATAAATCCAATAACTAAGTCAATATTCTCGTGAAACGGATTTAGAAGATTATCTGAGGCGTGAAAGATGTAGACTTACCTGTATAATCTACTTATTAAGACCTCGTTAGTGAATCCCATTCCACCCCAGAACTGTAAACAAGCATCAATCAGCTCGCGAGATAGACGACCGATCTTCAGTTTACACATCGACGCCATCTTAGTTACATCATGTCCTTTGAGGTACAAGCctgtttgaaaaaattaatgaattttaatATCGAGGATCATAAGAACAACCGCGTACGATTATGCTAAGAAGAAATATAGCTTTATCCCTAGATACTAACCCAATGTTCGGTAAAGTAAAGCTCGAAGAAGTTCCACTTCCGTTTCTAATTCGGCCAATCTAAAGTGTACAGTCTGATTGTTTAGAATCGGTTGTCCAAATATCATCCTTTGTTTCGTATATGCAATGGTTTGCTGTATCGTCTTCTGCAGTGGTATTAAACCTACAAAACATCGGTGCAAAGTATGAGAAATTTTGCATACAACACACGATTTTAACattaaaatattcactgtCAGCTCGATAATACGCTGCTATCCCCAATTGCCACCACCAAATATACTCGTAGTTGGCACGTGAATTGTAACGTAGTCAGCCTTTGCTTGAAATTGACCAATGAGCATTCAGAACGAGTTTATTCACATTGCCAGCGTGTAAATCCTGTATGCCAAAGTGCAaatatataactgtaaataggAAGAATCAATTGGGGTtttatttattacgtacgcattaggggaggggtccgtgcaattgcgtactgtataatgcttaatgtatatggaAAAATGGCGTATTTTGCGTACAGGGGGAGGGgtggttgaaaaattcaaatttcatgcgtacgtaataaatgaatgatcccattACGAATATATTCGTAGTGGCACTGGTGACGGAACCGGAAGTACAATTACCACATATTCTTAGCCATGACAAGATTTGTCAGATATTTCAAGGATAAACTAGTTTGAATACTTACCTACAGCTGCAGCAAACATTCTCTCTTCTTGAAATTGAAGCATTTGATACGTAAAACCTTGTCCTTCTTCACCGATCACAAAACTCTGCGGTACGTGAACATTGTCAAAAAATACCTGCGCCGTGTCTGAACTTCTCATTCCTAGTTTATCGATCTTTTTCGCCAGAGTTATACCtgaatataaaagaaagaaattatcaCAAAATCGAGAATGAACTCttcaaattgattgaaaatgaatcggtAAGATCACAATATCTGTGATGAAACAATTAatgtaaaattcaacaattgttGAAAAACTGTTAATGGTATTTAACAAAACTAAatactaaaaacaaaaattgtttatttaaaaatacTAGAAAATCTAGTGTTTTTGAATAAACAGTCTTTCAACAATTTAGGGATTTTACATCAACTGAAAACATGAACAAAAATTTGCTCTGGCTCGAATAATTGCAACGTTGATTTTCTTTTGACAAACCTTTCAAGTTCATGGGTAAAACGATgagtgatttatttttgtgaGCCGGACCTTCACTGGTGTTTGCCAATAAACACATCCAATCTGCCTGGAATCCATTTGTTGTCCACATTTTGCCTCCATTTATAACATAATCTCCATTTTTCTTAACCGCGCTAGTTTTGATACctgaaaaacaataaaataacaGACAActcaatgaaatcaaatttatatCTAGGTAAGACTACAAGATGATACAGAGATTGGCAAATTTTCTAGCAAGGAACAAGCGAAAGTGAAGATATAGGTAACAACAAGTCGAAGTTAAAGACATACTTGCGACATCAGAACCAGCACCAACTTCACTGACGCCTAAACACGCAACCATATCACCGGCAATTGAGGGAGCTAAATAGTTCTTTTTCAGTTCATCACTCCCAAATCTACAATTTATACAAACTTATAATGGAAAACTTTTCCATCTTGTTAATAGAATTCCATTCAGACACTCGGGTTACCTTGCCAGGGCAGGTGTTGCCATATCAGTTTGTACGCCTATTGCCATTGGAATCGCTCCACAATTGATGTTTCCAAGTTCTTCAGCTACAGCAACGCTGTACGAATAATCTAAACCAAGTCCACCATATTCTACAAGAAaatgacaaagaaaaatttctaaaaatgaattttacatttttcaatctCTTACCATAACGTTAATTTTCGCAAACGATGCTAACCTTGCGGACGATTAACTCCCAGGAATCCAGCAGATCCTAAAGTTTTAAAAACTTCATGAGCTGGAAATTGTCCTTTTTCTTCCCACGAATCGACAAAGGGGTTTATGTCTTTTTCGATGATCTGTTAAGATAAAATAAATCACCGTAAAAAACCTCTCATTAAGTGCGCAAAAATCACCGCTTCGTACATGGATTTTCTATTTGCAGCCCGTCGAGACAGTTAATAGTTTGCCTTTTCAGGTAGGCTACGTACTTTGTTTAGACTTTGCTTCAGCTGTCCGTGTTCTTCCGTAAAAAGCGAATCGACATTTTGTTCGCCAATTTTTGTCCCGGTATCCGATGATAATTTCGATGAGGTAGAGAAAGCTTTTAAAGTTCGTTTACCCAAATTTTGAACCAGTGTTGGTTTGCAGCACTTTGCCCACGGTGCCATTTTCTTATTTCTCCAGAAGGAATTCCTTAATGACGTCACCGTGCAAGGGATTCCACTTTGTCAAACAAAACTGAATTCTTTTTCGCTTTCAACTGATACACGTCCTAAAGGGACGAATTATGGCGAGTCaagatgaaaatctaaaacaaCAATTCCAGCTGCTGCAAGAGCAACAGCAGAAAAAACTCCTACGACGAAAACAGAAAAAGGAAATCAATGAAAAGGAAAAACGgaaaaatgattccaaaaaagaaaaagaggTGGCCCTATCCACTGCATTTAATGTCGATGACGATCTAGGATTAAAGGTATTGTAGTTGTGGGCTTTTCATCCTTTTCTCTACCGCAATTTGGAAGCCAAAAAATGCACGCGAAggcatttgaaatatatttttcttggTGTTCTTAATTTCAGCTTGCTGAGCCTCCACTGGCTGAAGAGTCGTATATTTCTGAAGAATTGGTCGAACATCTCAATAATGGACTCCGCGTCAGTCACCATTTTATGCCGTTAGACTATTGGCCAAGGGTTATGAGTTTTAACCTAAAGCAGCTCTGACTATACTATGACTTCATGTTTTCTGTTGATTTCAGGaaatgaaagatgaaaatggtCGACTTTATAAATTACTGAATGAAAGGGAATTTGAGATTAAACAATTAAAGAAGAAAAGAGAGGGAGACAGAGCAGCCCTTGCAGGTATTTTTGTGTCTAAACTGATGAAGAATCTACCGGTGTGATACAGAGTATATATTACAGTTTCTATACATAATTTCTAGGAGGAGCTGGAATAGGGAGTGATGTGGCTGCTACAAAAATTGTCGATCTGTCGAAAAAAGTTCGTGAATTGACATCGGAATTGGAATCTGAGCGCACAAAATCTAAACAGTTccaaagaaaatgtattgaaCTCCAACGCGATGTGAGTTAGAAACTTTATAGCCTGTCAGTTACATTTATAGAAAAACCTTTGTGATAACTAACTTCTCTTACCTATTTCAGGTCAAGAATCTGTCGGAACAAGCTAAACAAGTAGATGGTACTgtaccagaaaaaaatgtgaGATCGATTATTGAAGATAAGGTTTGTATCTTTAGATCTCTTTATATCGAATAGAATATGGATGAAAAATTCTTCCAATCCGTTATCTCTCTGTATTCCCTTTGCTTGTAGAGTGATGAGGTTGAAGTGAAAGGTCTACAAGATAAACTCAAATCAGCGGAAACAAGAATGGCTGAATTCCGGATGCAAAATCAAACGCTtaaactagaattacaaaaagcgATGAAGGTTTGTGTTTTGTGAAGCAATCTCGTAGAAACAATAATCAAGTTAACCCCAGTGGAAACGAGTACCATTCAGATATAAACATGGACCTATAATTCCACTCTTGGCAGATGATTATTTGATGTGTTTTAGGTTCTCAGTCAAGAAGTCGGTGATAATGTCAATGTTCAATCTTTGCTCAATAATCCTGGTAATTGGAAGGGCCGAGCACAACAAGTTTTACTATTACAGAAAAAGGTAATTATCCAATCCTATAAATCCACTAACCAAATCCCTGCATATTTTTCTGTATGATACAGCTGCATCGTTGACCGTTTTCTAGGTTTCGGAATTGAAAGGTCGTTTGAACGAGAAGAAATCTCAATCTCAGTTAGATCTCGATCTGGAGGATGAGTTTATGGGATCGAACGCGAGTGTATCGATGGCGGGAACGAGCCGTCGCCCAGACGACAAAAACCAGGAACAACTTCGGAAATtgcaaaaagaaagaaaagaacagcAAGAGgttttagaattaatttcaCTATTCTCCcatgaattgataaattaatgTTAAAGATCACAAAACACATAAAGAAGccctctttatgtattttcgaTATAACATATTAATTGCTGTTGATAATTTACGTGTTTTGGTGGCATGTTTTAGAGAGCAGCCGCCGAACTGAAAGCTTTAGAAGAGGATTATAAGCAACTGAAAAGCAAAATGGAAGGAGTCAAAGCCAGGTATGAATTGAGTGAAACTAAAAACATCAGGTATCGATTTTCtta
This window harbors:
- the LOC141907191 gene encoding putative acyl-CoA dehydrogenase 6; the protein is MAPWAKCCKPTLVQNLGKRTLKAFSTSSKLSSDTGTKIGEQNVDSLFTEEHGQLKQSLNKIIEKDINPFVDSWEEKGQFPAHEVFKTLGSAGFLGVNRPQEYGGLGLDYSYSVAVAEELGNINCGAIPMAIGVQTDMATPALARFGSDELKKNYLAPSIAGDMVACLGVSEVGAGSDVASIKTSAVKKNGDYVINGGKMWTTNGFQADWMCLLANTSEGPAHKNKSLIVLPMNLKGITLAKKIDKLGMRSSDTAQVFFDNVHVPQSFVIGEEGQGFTYQMLQFQEERMFAAAVGLIPLQKTIQQTIAYTKQRMIFGQPILNNQTVHFRLAELETEVELLRALLYRTLGLYLKGHDVTKMASMCKLKIGRLSRELIDACLQFWGGMGFTNEVLISRLYRDFRLVSIGGGADEVMLSIICKYMGILPELKKPKKSS
- the LOC141907190 gene encoding coiled-coil domain-containing protein 13-like; protein product: MASQDENLKQQFQLLQEQQQKKLLRRKQKKEINEKEKRKNDSKKEKEVALSTAFNVDDDLGLKLAEPPLAEESYISEELVEHLNNGLREMKDENGRLYKLLNEREFEIKQLKKKREGDRAALAGGAGIGSDVAATKIVDLSKKVRELTSELESERTKSKQFQRKCIELQRDVKNLSEQAKQVDGTVPEKNVRSIIEDKSDEVEVKGLQDKLKSAETRMAEFRMQNQTLKLELQKAMKVLSQEVGDNVNVQSLLNNPGNWKGRAQQVLLLQKKVSELKGRLNEKKSQSQLDLDLEDEFMGSNASVSMAGTSRRPDDKNQEQLRKLQKERKEQQERAAAELKALEEDYKQLKSKMEGVKARHKVLANENKSLKQQMQTLLQKGQHDDQLIEALMKQQEQLRSMLDESTKLQQQLSVKTEEHLKEMSQKSMKEDNLVDQLKKVIAEKEERIQSLEEDFNELKLTTLYKTQANGVSTLFERSAQPSTVAENNVNDMTTESCSPPVTSRHQQTSRAASRIETDRPISNRSNRPNSATTNKFNLSGLEDLENQCQEFKSLQKAAEVERDKLTELVKLLQIRLDESTLKVTEAQSELQGQKRRNVLLEKQLGKAKIEQNKTASSRQRSSVGRGTARDETAETKAEISDANFEELETRLAIQQDENSALKAALKSTLKAKEEDLNLYHQTLEETRKVFIQGLRQFKHNNSS